The window ATCCAGTGTGCGCGGTGCAACGTTTATTGTTCAAATGGCCAACGCGAACGATGAGATTGCTACGAACATGGAAACCATGGCCACAGCGGTTCACCAGTCTACGCAGGCGATTGATCGTATGGCGACCTCGGTTCAAGAAACAGCACGTAATATTGGTGACCTCGAAGGGTATATTGCAGGTACTTCTGGTTCGATGACCGAGATGGCTAAAGCGATTTCTCAGGTTGAAGGAAATGCACAGGACACTGTTCTTTTGTCTACTCAGGCATCGGCAGCAGCAACCGTGGGCGGTGAGGCTTTGCGGGCGACGCTCAATGGTATCGACAAGATTTCGAATGCATCGCAGACCGCTTTTGACGTTATTACGAACCTAAACGAAACGACGATTGAGATTGGTAATATTGTAGGCGTTATTAAGGGCGTTGCAGACCAGACAAACCTTTTGGCCTTGAATGCTTCTATCATTGCGTCGCAAGCGGGTGAGCACGGTAAAGGATTTGGCGTGGTCGCAGATGAGATTAAAAACCTCGCGGAACGAACCCGAATTTCGACGACCGAGATCGCCGCGTTGATCGACAAGATTCAGCAAGAATCGCTGCATGCGATCGAGGCGATGGAACACGGTATCGAAAACGTATCTCAAGGTCTCAAGCTGGGTCGTCAAGCAGACGAGGCTTTTGTTAAAATCTTGGAATCGACAGCGTCGAGCAGCGATATGATCCAAGAAATTGCATTGGATGCGCAAAAGCAGTCTCAGCAAACGAAACAGATCACGAGTTTGGTTCAGCGCGTTTCATTGAACGCCAAACAAATTACCCGTGCGTCAGACGATCAAGCCAGTGGTTCTCGAGAGATTAGGGATGGAACGCGTCGTATGAACGCGCTGAGTGAGCAGGCCCACCAAAGCTCCATGGAGCAGGCCCAGGGCTCGCGTCAGGTGATTCAGGCCATCGAAGAGATCAATGATATGGTCTCTCAGGTAAACAATGCACAACAGATGCAGACCCGATCTTCAGAAGATGTACTTCAAGCCGTTCAACTTATTCACGAAGTTTGTACCGATCAGGACGCTTCGGTGAGAGAATTGGATCAGGCGATCATGAGCTTGCAAGGTCAGGCTGAGGAGTTACGAGTAGAAATACAGAGATTCAAAGTGTGAGAAACACATACTCTGGGTTACACTTTTTGGAGTGGCTCTAGAAATGTGGGCACAAAAAAACGCGCGAAAGTCCGAGGGCTTGCGCACGTTTCTAGTGTCGTTTGGTAGCGGGGGCTGGATTCGAACCAACGACCTTCGGGTTATGAGCCCGACGAGCTACCAGGCT is drawn from Deltaproteobacteria bacterium and contains these coding sequences:
- a CDS encoding HAMP domain-containing protein, producing the protein MQMKLIVMVGLFLLFMAVCLGGFFQYRLSANTDALGQKHVEEITAVLTLAVRSAPDTQSIQSVLDAFSDVPGATHATVRSTNGDLIGAWPRSGVHLEQRSKRLSGTVVKNGEIWVTRSVKLHDDRKAALTICIDLSFENLALKRSNFWGVIILSILLIVFGVMASSVIARRLVRPLRELVLQTGELVETGDLTSTIAVESNDETGQLAINFRTVVEGQRGALIAIRRSTDSVGQVISKLSEAGMSVSSGAVTIQSLVRDTASSIEALLSSLRGVSINVESLQESSVRGATFIVQMANANDEIATNMETMATAVHQSTQAIDRMATSVQETARNIGDLEGYIAGTSGSMTEMAKAISQVEGNAQDTVLLSTQASAAATVGGEALRATLNGIDKISNASQTAFDVITNLNETTIEIGNIVGVIKGVADQTNLLALNASIIASQAGEHGKGFGVVADEIKNLAERTRISTTEIAALIDKIQQESLHAIEAMEHGIENVSQGLKLGRQADEAFVKILESTASSSDMIQEIALDAQKQSQQTKQITSLVQRVSLNAKQITRASDDQASGSREIRDGTRRMNALSEQAHQSSMEQAQGSRQVIQAIEEINDMVSQVNNAQQMQTRSSEDVLQAVQLIHEVCTDQDASVRELDQAIMSLQGQAEELRVEIQRFKV